The segment TCGTACTTGCCGGCCGCGTTCGCCTGCCAGATCTCCAGCATGCAGTCCGGCACCGGCGCCCCCTCTCCGTCGAGAACGCGCCCCTCGATGATGATGCGCTCGCCCTCGGCGGCGTCGCCGGCGAGATCGGTGATCGCGTATTTGTCGGTCAGCCCGAAGTGAAAGAACGGTCCGACCGTCTGGGATGGCGTGGTGGTCGACATCTCATCCCTCCATCGGCGTGGCATCGCGGCCGCGCAGAACGATGTCGAACCGGTAGGCGAGCGCCCATTCCGGCTCGGTGGCCTCGAGATCGAACACGGAGACCATCCGCTGGCGGGCCCGTTCGTCCGGAACCGAGTTGAAGATCGGGTCGAAGGGAAACAGCGGATCGCCGGGGAAGTACATCTGTGTCACGAGCCGCTGGGTGAAGCTCGTGCCGAACAGCGAGAAGTGGATATGCGCCGGGCGCCAGGCGTTCGTGTGGTTGCGCCAGGGGTAGGCGCCGGGGCGGATGGTGATGAACCGATAGCGCCCCTCCTCATCGGTGACGGCACGCCCGGCGCCGGTGAAGTTCGGATCGAGCGGGGCAGGATGCTGGTCGCGGTGATGGACGTAGCGTCCCGCGGCATTGGCCTGCCAGATCTCGACGAGGCTGTTGCGGACCGGCCGGCCGTCCTCGTCGAGCACGCGGCCGTGCACGATGATGCGCTCGCCGAGCGGCTCGCCGGCATGCTGGCGGGTCAGATCCGCCTCCTCCGGGCGTACCGTCTCGTGACCGTAGACCGGGCCGGTGATCTCCGAGAGCGTGTGCGGCAGGATCATCAACGGCCGCTTCGGCACCCTGAGCGGATTGGACCGGTAGGCCGGATAGGGATGAGCCGGCGCGCTGTCGGGCGTGATCCGGCGGTAGCCTGTGATACGGGTCATGGATTCGTCCTCCGAGTTTCCTCTTGCTCGGCATTTGTCTTGTTGGCCGCGGGCGGCCACATGGCCCGCCGGCGGCGGTCCGCCGATTCAGGCGGAACTGGAATGCGCCCGGCGCGTGCGCTCGTGCAGGTCGCGCAGCACCGCGAGTTCGGTCGCGGTTGGCGGAGGCGTTTCGGCAATCTCGGCGGCGAACCGGATCGGCCAGCCGGTCGCCTCGGTGATCGCCTCGCGGGTTACACCCGGATGGATCGATGTGACCGTCAGTTCCTTCGTCGCCGGGTCGGGCTCCATCACGCACAGATCTGTGACGACGCGCGTCGGCCCCTTGGTGCGGAGCCCGAGCCGGGCGCGATGGTCGCCGCCCTCGCCGTGCCCCATGGAGGTGACGAAATCCAGTCGCTCGACGAAGCTGCGTCGGCTCTGCGTCATGATGATGAAGATCTCGCCGCAGCCGGAGGCTATCTCCGGGGCGCCGCCGCCCCCCGGCAACCGGACCTTCGGGGTGGCATAGGGCCCGACGACAGTCGTGTTGAGGTTGGCGAAGCGGTCAATCTGGGCACCGCCGAGAAAGCCGACCGAAATGCGCCCGCCCTGCAACCAGTACCGGAACATCTCCGGCACATCCACGGTGACGAGGGCGGTGTCGCACAGCTCGCCGTCGCCGATCGACAGCGGCAGCACGTCGGGCCGGGTCGCGATGGTGCCGGACTCGTAGATCAGCGTGATGCCGGGCGCATGGGTGAGGCGGGCGAGGTTGCAGGCGGCCGACGGAGCGCCGATGCCGACGAAGCAGACGTGGTCGCTGCGCAGCGCGCGCGCCGCCGCGATCGTCATCATCTCGGTCGCGGTATGACTCATGCATCCTCCCCGACCCGATGCCGGCGGGGATGGCGGGCGAAATCCTCCGGCCCCTTCGTCATCACATTGGCGTCCATCCAGGCGCGGAAGCGATCGCGGTCGCGCGCGATCGGATCCCAGGCGATGTAGAAGGCGTTGTCGCGCGGATAGTAGCCGTGCGCGTAGGAGGGGTGGGCGCCGCCCGGCACCTCGGCGATCGCGGTGATCGTCCAGGACGGCAGGATGACGCGGTTCGGCGACCCGTCCTCGAGTTCGTCGACGATCTCCTCGACGGTCACGACCGACCGTTTCGCGGCTAGCACCGCCTGCTTCTGGACACCGACAATGCCTTCCAGCAGGACGTTACCCTCACGATCGGCCCTCAGCGCATGGATCACCGCCACGTCGGGCCGGATCGCCGGCACCGTGGCCAGGCGTTCGCCGGTATAGGGGCAGTCGACGTACCGGATGTTCGGATTCACCTTCGGCAGGTCGGCGCCGACATAGCCGCGGAACACCGCGAAAGGCAGGTTGGCCGCGCCCGCATCATAGGCGTTGGCCATGGCGGCATGGCTGTGCTCCTCGATCTCGAGCGGGCCGGGCCAGCCGTTCTCCACCGCATCGCGCAGCCTGTGCAGCGACCCGACTCCGGGATTGCCGCCCCAGGAGAAGGTGAGCCTTGCCGCGCAACCCATGCCGATCATCTGATCGTACAGGATATCGGGCGTCATGCGGATCAGGTGCAGGCCGGTGCGGCGCTGGCGGATGATCTCGTGGCCAGCCGCATAGGGGATCAGATGCGTGAACCCCTCGAGTGCAACGGTATCGCCGTCGCCAACTGTGCGGGCGATCGCATCGCGGAGCGGAAGTATCTCGGCCACCCGGTTCGTCCCTGCAAGGCATTGCGACAGCATGGGCATTGTCCAGCCCGGACCGCTTGCGTCAACCGC is part of the Tepidamorphus gemmatus genome and harbors:
- a CDS encoding CoA transferase subunit A; amino-acid sequence: MAEILPLRDAIARTVGDGDTVALEGFTHLIPYAAGHEIIRQRRTGLHLIRMTPDILYDQMIGMGCAARLTFSWGGNPGVGSLHRLRDAVENGWPGPLEIEEHSHAAMANAYDAGAANLPFAVFRGYVGADLPKVNPNIRYVDCPYTGERLATVPAIRPDVAVIHALRADREGNVLLEGIVGVQKQAVLAAKRSVVTVEEIVDELEDGSPNRVILPSWTITAIAEVPGGAHPSYAHGYYPRDNAFYIAWDPIARDRDRFRAWMDANVMTKGPEDFARHPRRHRVGEDA
- a CDS encoding CoA-transferase subunit beta; protein product: MSHTATEMMTIAAARALRSDHVCFVGIGAPSAACNLARLTHAPGITLIYESGTIATRPDVLPLSIGDGELCDTALVTVDVPEMFRYWLQGGRISVGFLGGAQIDRFANLNTTVVGPYATPKVRLPGGGGAPEIASGCGEIFIIMTQSRRSFVERLDFVTSMGHGEGGDHRARLGLRTKGPTRVVTDLCVMEPDPATKELTVTSIHPGVTREAITEATGWPIRFAAEIAETPPPTATELAVLRDLHERTRRAHSSSA
- the pcaH gene encoding protocatechuate 3,4-dioxygenase subunit beta, with translation MTRITGYRRITPDSAPAHPYPAYRSNPLRVPKRPLMILPHTLSEITGPVYGHETVRPEEADLTRQHAGEPLGERIIVHGRVLDEDGRPVRNSLVEIWQANAAGRYVHHRDQHPAPLDPNFTGAGRAVTDEEGRYRFITIRPGAYPWRNHTNAWRPAHIHFSLFGTSFTQRLVTQMYFPGDPLFPFDPIFNSVPDERARQRMVSVFDLEATEPEWALAYRFDIVLRGRDATPMEG